A genomic region of Persephonella marina EX-H1 contains the following coding sequences:
- the frr gene encoding ribosome recycling factor, translating into MIQEYLKDAEKRMKKAVEKFKEELASIRTGRASVGLVENIKVDYYGAEMPLKQIASITTPEPSQILIQAWDQNAVPAIEKALQEANLGANPQTEGNLIRLILPPMTEERRREIVKMLGKMAEEARIAIRNIRRDDKERIEDLKKEGFSEDEVKKALEQLQKITDKYIKQINDLATAKEEEILSI; encoded by the coding sequence ATGATACAGGAATACCTGAAAGATGCTGAAAAAAGAATGAAAAAGGCTGTAGAGAAATTCAAAGAGGAACTGGCAAGTATAAGAACAGGAAGAGCATCAGTTGGTCTTGTTGAAAATATAAAGGTTGACTACTACGGGGCTGAGATGCCTTTAAAACAGATAGCATCAATAACAACACCAGAACCAAGTCAGATACTTATACAGGCGTGGGATCAGAATGCTGTTCCTGCCATAGAAAAAGCACTTCAGGAAGCAAATCTCGGAGCAAACCCGCAGACAGAAGGAAACCTTATAAGACTTATTCTTCCTCCCATGACAGAGGAGAGAAGAAGAGAGATAGTAAAGATGTTAGGGAAGATGGCAGAGGAAGCAAGGATAGCTATAAGAAATATAAGAAGAGATGATAAAGAGAGAATTGAGGATCTGAAAAAGGAAGGATTTTCTGAAGACGAAGTGAAAAAAGCCCTAGAACAGCTACAGAAGATTACAGATAAATATATAAAACAGATCAACGATTTAGCCACTGCCAAGGAGGAAGAGATCCTCTCTATCTAA
- the rimP gene encoding ribosome maturation factor RimP has product MLQPLLEERGLKLVDIEYVTEGKPVLRIYIYNPEGTTIEDCEWISRRIGALLDIEDLIPVSYTLEVSSPGLERKLKNVEEYDIFKGRDIKIVLKEPVDKKNVIKGVLKGREDNNIIVEEEGEEVRIPLENIARANLEFKH; this is encoded by the coding sequence ATGCTTCAGCCTCTTTTAGAGGAGAGAGGCTTAAAACTTGTTGATATAGAGTATGTGACTGAAGGTAAACCTGTTTTAAGAATCTATATTTACAATCCTGAGGGAACAACAATAGAAGACTGTGAATGGATAAGCAGAAGGATAGGAGCTTTACTTGATATAGAGGATCTTATACCTGTTTCCTATACACTTGAGGTGTCTTCCCCTGGACTTGAAAGAAAATTAAAAAATGTTGAAGAGTATGATATTTTTAAAGGAAGGGATATAAAGATAGTTTTAAAAGAGCCTGTTGACAAAAAGAATGTTATAAAAGGTGTTTTAAAAGGTAGAGAGGACAATAATATTATCGTTGAAGAGGAAGGAGAGGAGGTAAGGATACCTTTAGAGAATATAGCAAGGGCAAATTTAGAATTTAAACATTAA
- the nusA gene encoding transcription termination factor NusA, with the protein MAVKLKNVIEAVAKEKNVPEEIIEKALIDGITAAVKKEYGYKDNVQVIFDKEADELKVLLKKRVTPFVENPKRDISLEEAKKIDPKAEVGSYVFVPLNLEELGRIALNAAKEVITHKVARVEKNILFKEFKELEGKIVTGTVRRFEDGDIIVDLGRIEAVLPEEEQIKKEKYRVGDRIRALILKVIKDGSYPVYERGKVKRVIKPIDRDKPLVILSRTHPNFLRKLIEIEVPEIQEGEIEIKAIAREPGERAKVAVWTEDKNIDPVGVVVGLKGSRIQNVSAELSGEKIDVIEWDPDPAQFILRALSPSHPKKWRLLEDEKRIEVAVPKNELSLAIGKGGINAKLAHKLTGWHIDILSEEDFERIQQLPRKTAG; encoded by the coding sequence ATGGCAGTTAAACTAAAAAATGTGATAGAAGCGGTTGCAAAGGAAAAGAATGTTCCTGAGGAGATAATAGAGAAGGCACTTATAGATGGTATCACAGCTGCTGTGAAAAAGGAGTACGGATATAAGGATAACGTTCAGGTTATATTTGATAAAGAGGCGGATGAGCTTAAGGTTCTTTTGAAAAAGAGGGTAACACCTTTTGTTGAAAACCCAAAAAGGGATATATCACTTGAAGAAGCGAAAAAGATAGATCCAAAAGCTGAGGTTGGAAGTTATGTGTTTGTTCCTCTCAATCTTGAGGAGCTTGGGAGGATAGCACTGAACGCAGCCAAGGAAGTTATAACACATAAAGTTGCGAGGGTTGAAAAAAATATACTTTTCAAAGAGTTTAAAGAGCTTGAAGGAAAGATAGTAACAGGAACGGTTAGAAGGTTTGAAGATGGGGATATTATAGTAGATTTAGGAAGAATAGAGGCTGTTCTACCGGAGGAAGAGCAGATAAAAAAGGAAAAGTACAGAGTTGGAGACAGGATAAGGGCTCTTATACTGAAGGTTATAAAAGATGGTTCCTATCCTGTTTATGAGAGAGGTAAGGTAAAAAGGGTTATAAAACCTATAGACAGGGACAAACCCCTCGTTATACTATCAAGAACACATCCAAACTTTTTAAGAAAGCTTATAGAGATAGAGGTTCCTGAGATACAGGAAGGTGAGATAGAGATAAAGGCTATAGCAAGAGAACCTGGTGAGAGAGCAAAGGTTGCTGTATGGACAGAGGATAAAAATATAGATCCTGTTGGTGTTGTTGTAGGACTGAAAGGTAGCAGAATACAGAATGTATCTGCAGAGCTTTCAGGTGAGAAGATAGATGTTATAGAGTGGGATCCTGATCCTGCACAGTTTATACTCAGAGCACTTTCTCCTTCACATCCAAAGAAATGGAGACTTCTTGAGGATGAGAAAAGAATAGAGGTTGCTGTCCCAAAAAATGAGCTCTCGCTTGCTATAGGAAAAGGTGGTATAAACGCAAAACTTGCACACAAACTTACAGGATGGCATATAGATATACTCAGCGAGGAAGATTTTGAAAGAATACAACAGCTTCCGAGAAAAACAGCAGGCTAA
- a CDS encoding L7Ae/L30e/S12e/Gadd45 family ribosomal protein yields MKRKGMKIDPERLRDQLRKQIVNLIQIGWRGRIISIGYDQAEKEINKGRKGFLILATDVAERTKRNILRLFKGDYFEIFTKEELGSFIGKKNVGLIFVPETKFGLKLKSLIKQFLDLEGGSVNCQR; encoded by the coding sequence GTGAAAAGAAAGGGTATGAAGATAGATCCTGAAAGACTGAGAGATCAGCTGAGAAAACAGATAGTAAATCTTATTCAGATAGGATGGAGAGGAAGAATTATAAGTATAGGTTACGATCAGGCTGAGAAGGAGATAAATAAAGGCAGAAAAGGTTTTCTTATATTGGCCACAGATGTGGCAGAAAGAACAAAAAGGAATATCTTAAGGCTGTTCAAAGGCGATTATTTTGAGATTTTTACCAAGGAAGAGCTTGGCAGTTTTATAGGCAAAAAAAATGTGGGACTAATATTTGTCCCTGAAACCAAATTTGGTTTAAAATTAAAAAGTTTGATTAAACAATTTTTAGACCTTGAAGGAGGTAGTGTTAATTGTCAAAGATAA
- the infB gene encoding translation initiation factor IF-2, whose translation MSKIKISDLAKEFGMTWKELAGEIEELTGKTVKSPSTKIDEEIVSLLRDVLQPAEEVEEAVEKKVEKEKGYRIFELSHDWNIPFEELAEDLKAIGYTKSIDNFTILDEETVNRLKDYIKEKKEKEKEKKKEEKEEKKVKVEKKVEEKPVEVKKEEKKEEKVEKVEKKEEKVQKKPEKKEVKRKEKIVAKEEKPERKKAVEEKPKKKEVKEVKKVEKPKVEVVEEKEETKIKIPEAEIRKETKEEKAELEALRKLMGPQPKKKKKKKKKKEEEKAPVETKEKEEELKIAIIPEVVTVRELSDILDMPVNEIMAELLKRGILATVNQTIDPEIALQIAEEHGYLAEIQKEGEEVKIVEELPQEEKKKLLGEEEEEEENLVERPPVVTVMGHVDHGKTTLLDTIRKTDVAAKEKGGITQHIGAYKIKLSNGKEITFLDTPGHEAFTTLRARGSKVADIAVLVVAADDGVKPQTVEAINHAKSAGVPIIVAINKIDKPGADPERVKRELAQYELIPEEWGGDTIMVPVSAKTGQNVEELLENILLVSEILELKANPNRPAIGTIIESKLDPKRGPVATVLIENGTLHQGDYFVAGFTWGKVRAMFDERGRQVKEATPGTPVEVLGFNEVPQAGDKFVVKPSEREARLLAEQRKQKYEEELQAKRTRIHLENLKDVKEINIILKADVQGSLEAITKSIEELSEKFEDVTINIIHSGIGAITESDVMLAAASNALIIGFNVRPDASARKAAEEEDVDIKIYGIIYDLIDDLEKALKGMLTPKEREVLLGICEVKQIFRIKGVGTVAGCMVTEGVIRRNAKARLVRDGVVIYDGEITSLKRFKEDVKEVAKGYECGLMLKDFNDIKPGDQIEAYEIVQEKAE comes from the coding sequence TTGTCAAAGATAAAGATTTCCGATCTTGCTAAAGAGTTCGGAATGACTTGGAAAGAGCTTGCTGGAGAGATAGAGGAACTTACAGGAAAAACTGTGAAATCACCATCTACTAAGATAGATGAGGAGATAGTATCCCTTTTAAGGGATGTTTTACAGCCTGCTGAGGAAGTGGAAGAGGCTGTAGAGAAAAAGGTAGAAAAGGAGAAAGGTTACAGAATTTTTGAGCTATCCCACGACTGGAATATACCTTTTGAAGAACTTGCAGAGGATCTTAAAGCGATAGGATACACAAAGAGCATAGACAATTTTACGATACTTGATGAGGAAACTGTAAACAGACTAAAAGATTACATAAAAGAGAAGAAAGAAAAGGAAAAAGAGAAAAAGAAAGAGGAAAAAGAAGAGAAGAAGGTAAAAGTAGAGAAAAAAGTTGAGGAAAAACCTGTAGAGGTTAAAAAGGAAGAGAAAAAAGAGGAAAAAGTTGAAAAAGTTGAGAAAAAAGAAGAAAAAGTACAGAAAAAGCCTGAGAAAAAAGAGGTAAAAAGAAAAGAAAAAATAGTTGCGAAAGAAGAAAAACCGGAAAGGAAAAAAGCTGTAGAAGAAAAACCTAAGAAAAAGGAAGTTAAAGAAGTTAAAAAAGTAGAAAAGCCAAAGGTTGAGGTTGTAGAGGAAAAAGAGGAGACTAAGATAAAGATACCTGAAGCTGAGATAAGAAAAGAGACAAAGGAAGAGAAGGCAGAACTTGAAGCACTTAGAAAACTTATGGGGCCTCAGCCAAAGAAGAAGAAAAAGAAAAAGAAGAAAAAAGAGGAAGAAAAAGCACCTGTTGAAACAAAGGAAAAAGAGGAAGAGCTTAAGATAGCTATAATTCCGGAGGTTGTTACTGTAAGGGAGCTTTCAGACATACTTGATATGCCTGTTAATGAGATTATGGCAGAACTTCTTAAAAGGGGCATTTTGGCAACTGTTAACCAGACTATAGATCCTGAGATAGCTCTCCAGATAGCTGAAGAACATGGTTATTTAGCAGAGATACAGAAAGAAGGAGAGGAGGTTAAGATTGTTGAGGAGCTTCCTCAGGAAGAGAAGAAAAAACTCTTAGGTGAAGAGGAAGAAGAGGAAGAAAATCTTGTTGAAAGACCTCCTGTTGTTACCGTTATGGGTCACGTTGACCACGGAAAAACAACACTTCTTGATACTATCAGAAAGACAGATGTTGCTGCAAAGGAGAAAGGTGGAATAACACAGCATATAGGTGCTTATAAGATAAAACTGAGCAATGGTAAGGAGATAACATTCCTTGATACACCTGGACATGAAGCTTTCACAACACTCAGGGCAAGAGGTTCTAAGGTTGCTGATATAGCTGTCCTTGTTGTTGCTGCAGATGATGGTGTAAAGCCGCAGACAGTTGAGGCAATAAACCACGCAAAAAGTGCTGGTGTTCCTATAATAGTTGCTATAAACAAGATAGATAAGCCAGGTGCTGATCCTGAAAGGGTAAAAAGAGAGCTCGCCCAGTATGAACTTATACCTGAAGAGTGGGGTGGAGACACAATAATGGTTCCTGTTTCTGCAAAAACAGGACAGAATGTTGAGGAGCTCCTTGAGAATATACTTCTTGTTTCTGAGATACTTGAACTCAAGGCAAATCCAAATAGACCTGCAATTGGAACTATCATAGAATCAAAACTTGATCCAAAAAGAGGACCTGTTGCGACAGTTCTCATAGAAAATGGAACGCTTCACCAGGGAGATTACTTTGTTGCCGGTTTTACATGGGGTAAAGTTAGGGCTATGTTTGATGAGAGAGGAAGACAGGTAAAAGAGGCTACACCTGGAACACCTGTTGAAGTGCTTGGATTTAACGAGGTTCCACAGGCAGGGGATAAATTTGTTGTTAAACCTTCTGAAAGGGAAGCAAGACTCCTCGCTGAGCAGAGAAAGCAGAAATACGAAGAGGAGCTTCAGGCTAAGAGAACAAGAATCCATCTTGAGAACCTGAAAGATGTTAAAGAGATAAATATTATTCTTAAGGCTGATGTTCAGGGATCACTTGAGGCTATCACGAAATCTATAGAAGAGCTTTCAGAGAAGTTTGAGGATGTAACGATAAATATTATTCACAGCGGAATAGGAGCTATAACGGAAAGTGATGTTATGCTGGCTGCAGCATCAAATGCTCTGATAATAGGCTTTAATGTAAGACCTGACGCTTCAGCAAGAAAGGCAGCTGAGGAAGAGGATGTTGATATCAAAATATACGGAATAATCTATGATCTTATAGATGATCTTGAGAAAGCTCTTAAAGGTATGCTTACACCTAAGGAAAGAGAGGTTCTTCTCGGTATATGTGAGGTAAAACAGATATTCAGAATAAAAGGTGTTGGAACTGTTGCAGGATGTATGGTGACAGAGGGTGTTATAAGGAGAAATGCTAAAGCGAGACTCGTAAGGGATGGTGTTGTTATCTACGATGGTGAGATAACATCCCTGAAAAGATTTAAAGAGGATGTTAAGGAAGTAGCGAAAGGCTACGAGTGTGGACTTATGCTTAAGGACTTTAATGATATAAAGCCTGGAGACCAGATAGAGGCATACGAGATAGTACAGGAAAAGGCAGAGTGA
- a CDS encoding PilZ domain-containing protein, which yields MEKSFLREVLNWMKEQDSIEVAVFFNEVPVKAKLKVLDIDYERKQIIWSFNEKLRIPLLDNRVIYFKYRNDIFIATVIIHDDKEMVTSFPTLALEPKLNRRYVRVTTSPENPAFLIIDGKKYPIEDISEAGIGIILPSDIGLKEGEEKEMELELKGTVFDIKGKIVYIKDQGNNLIRVGIKLLDIPNRVRNQIVKYVFERQRDIAKKITMF from the coding sequence ATGGAAAAAAGTTTTTTAAGGGAAGTACTTAACTGGATGAAAGAACAGGACAGCATTGAGGTTGCTGTATTTTTTAATGAAGTTCCTGTAAAGGCGAAACTTAAAGTCCTTGATATAGATTATGAGAGGAAACAGATAATATGGAGTTTTAATGAAAAACTGAGAATACCTCTTCTTGATAACAGGGTTATCTATTTCAAGTACAGAAATGATATATTTATCGCTACGGTAATAATACATGATGATAAAGAGATGGTAACTTCATTTCCTACTCTTGCCCTTGAGCCAAAACTCAACAGAAGGTATGTAAGGGTTACAACATCTCCTGAAAACCCAGCATTCCTGATAATTGACGGAAAAAAATACCCTATTGAGGATATAAGTGAAGCTGGTATAGGAATAATACTTCCTTCTGATATAGGCTTAAAGGAAGGTGAAGAGAAGGAGATGGAACTTGAACTGAAGGGAACTGTTTTTGATATTAAGGGAAAGATAGTCTACATAAAAGACCAGGGAAATAATCTCATTAGAGTGGGTATAAAGCTTTTAGATATCCCAAACAGGGTAAGAAACCAGATAGTAAAGTATGTTTTTGAAAGGCAGAGAGACATAGCAAAGAAGATAACTATGTTTTAG
- the dprA gene encoding DNA-processing protein DprA has product MSAIDYIQLSYIKGIGNKTLKLLINTFGSPENIFQLSFSELSSVVGSSVAELILKRDKSLKKKAEEEFLRAEKSGVKIIHFNDHSYPELLREIPDPPLYLYCKGRLDLARAVSVVGSRRFTSYGKTVTKQIVSYLSDQNVNIVSGMALGIDSIAHETALERSCLTTAVLGCGIDIAYPPENKKLYERIIENGAVISEFPMGTPPYKYNFPVRNRTVAGISYATIVTEASEKSGALITARLANDYGRVVFSVPANINNPLAKGNNILIKDGAIPVVDMESIDENLPYIKRSDKEEINLSEIEKKILFILSSPEHIDIISEKMNISVSDLMVILFDMELKGLITSENGIYMRSV; this is encoded by the coding sequence ATGTCTGCTATAGATTATATACAACTTTCCTATATAAAAGGCATAGGAAATAAAACGTTAAAGCTATTAATAAATACTTTCGGCAGTCCGGAGAATATTTTTCAACTTTCTTTCAGTGAGCTATCGTCTGTTGTAGGAAGTTCTGTAGCTGAGCTTATACTGAAAAGGGATAAAAGCCTTAAGAAGAAGGCTGAAGAAGAGTTTTTGAGGGCTGAGAAATCAGGCGTGAAGATCATTCACTTTAATGACCATTCCTATCCGGAACTTCTTAGAGAGATACCTGATCCCCCTTTATACCTTTACTGTAAAGGAAGGCTTGATCTGGCCAGAGCTGTTTCCGTTGTTGGAAGTAGAAGATTTACCTCTTATGGAAAAACTGTTACAAAACAGATTGTTTCTTATCTTTCTGATCAGAATGTAAATATAGTATCAGGTATGGCCCTTGGGATAGATTCTATAGCCCATGAGACAGCATTAGAGAGAAGCTGTCTGACTACAGCAGTTTTAGGTTGTGGTATTGATATTGCTTATCCTCCTGAGAACAAAAAGCTTTATGAGAGAATTATTGAAAATGGTGCTGTAATATCAGAGTTTCCTATGGGAACTCCCCCTTATAAGTATAATTTTCCAGTCAGGAATAGAACTGTTGCAGGGATTTCATATGCAACAATAGTGACAGAGGCCTCAGAAAAATCAGGAGCTTTAATAACGGCAAGACTTGCGAATGATTATGGGAGAGTAGTTTTTTCAGTCCCTGCAAATATAAACAACCCTCTTGCAAAGGGAAATAACATTCTTATAAAGGATGGGGCCATTCCTGTAGTTGATATGGAGAGTATAGATGAAAATCTGCCTTACATAAAAAGATCAGATAAAGAAGAGATTAATCTTTCAGAGATTGAGAAAAAGATACTTTTTATTCTTTCATCCCCTGAGCATATAGATATAATCTCTGAGAAAATGAACATATCTGTTTCCGATCTTATGGTAATCCTGTTTGATATGGAATTAAAGGGACTGATAACATCAGAAAATGGTATTTATATGAGATCTGTTTAG
- a CDS encoding APC family permease codes for MKKSKIGLWEAVSLAVGTMIGAGIFSILGVGAQICENNLPLAFFIAAVISFSVAYSYSFLGSKFISNAGPIEFIIRGIGDNPVTGTLSILMWFSYVISISLFAKAFSGYFLALFHLPDKPVFVASVEGAIIVLFTALNFFGSKAVGKAEFWIVLIKISVLLSFVVLGIWSINPDFIKPVFNNSSIVNTFFASSVLFLTYMGFGLITNASENIENPEKNVPRAIYISIFIVAFIYISVSVVALGNLGVEGLIRSKEYALAEAAKPFLGDIGFTLVAIGALFSTSSAINATLYGGANIAYVLSKKGHLPKVFERKVWFNEPEGLFITAVLSYIFALFFDLNGISALISYVFLIIYIFVIVSHYRLSNIAGGKKVFIILNLIVILSVFIILLIYQWNNQRDSFITGFFILSFAFLFEIVYRQITGRIFIKRKLNRSHINTIF; via the coding sequence ATGAAAAAATCAAAGATAGGGCTGTGGGAGGCTGTCTCCTTAGCTGTAGGCACCATGATAGGTGCCGGTATATTCTCTATTCTCGGTGTTGGTGCCCAGATATGTGAGAACAATCTCCCTTTAGCATTCTTTATAGCTGCTGTTATATCATTCTCAGTTGCTTACTCTTACTCATTTTTAGGATCAAAGTTCATATCAAATGCAGGACCGATAGAGTTTATTATTAGAGGTATAGGGGATAATCCTGTAACAGGTACTCTAAGTATACTGATGTGGTTCAGTTATGTGATATCTATATCACTTTTTGCCAAGGCTTTTTCAGGTTATTTCCTCGCTCTTTTTCATCTTCCAGATAAGCCTGTTTTTGTGGCATCTGTTGAAGGTGCAATAATAGTATTATTTACAGCTTTAAACTTTTTTGGATCAAAAGCTGTTGGAAAGGCTGAGTTCTGGATAGTCTTAATAAAGATTTCTGTTCTCCTATCATTTGTTGTCCTTGGGATCTGGAGTATAAATCCAGATTTTATAAAACCCGTATTCAATAACAGCAGTATAGTTAACACTTTTTTTGCATCCTCAGTTCTTTTCTTGACATATATGGGTTTTGGTCTTATAACAAACGCATCTGAGAACATAGAAAATCCAGAGAAAAACGTTCCAAGGGCTATATACATAAGTATCTTCATTGTTGCTTTTATTTATATCTCCGTTTCAGTGGTGGCACTTGGAAACTTAGGTGTTGAAGGTCTTATAAGATCAAAAGAGTATGCTCTCGCTGAAGCTGCAAAGCCATTTTTAGGTGATATAGGTTTTACACTTGTTGCTATAGGTGCTTTATTCTCAACATCATCAGCTATTAACGCAACGTTATACGGTGGAGCAAATATTGCATACGTTTTATCAAAGAAAGGACATCTACCGAAGGTTTTTGAAAGGAAGGTATGGTTTAACGAACCTGAAGGCCTTTTCATAACAGCTGTTCTCAGCTATATCTTTGCTCTGTTTTTTGATCTAAACGGGATATCAGCCCTTATCAGTTATGTATTCCTTATAATATACATCTTTGTTATAGTCTCCCATTACAGGCTTTCCAATATAGCCGGTGGAAAAAAGGTATTTATCATACTGAATCTGATTGTTATCTTATCTGTGTTTATAATTCTTCTGATATACCAGTGGAACAATCAGAGGGACAGCTTTATAACAGGATTTTTCATTCTATCCTTCGCATTTTTATTTGAAATTGTCTACAGACAGATCACAGGAAGGATATTTATAAAAAGAAAGCTAAACAGATCTCATATAAATACCATTTTCTGA
- a CDS encoding polyribonucleotide nucleotidyltransferase, with protein MEGIGDITVEKVETKIQETPISIETGYFAKQSNGAVIVRQGETAVFVAAVISEEAQADIDFLPLTVDYREKTYAYGKIPGGFVKREGKPTVREILVSRLIDRPIRPMFPKGFFNDVIITAMTLSADDKYDPDVLAIVGASAALHITEAPFEGPVAGVRVCRLDGEFIVNPTYEQRNRSDIDIVVAGTKDAIVMVEGGSEEVSEEVILDAILFAHEEIKKLCDLQEELRSKVGKEKITVEIDEEDERIKAELESIVRESVKEAFNILDKKERNKRIKEIYEEAIQKIEIPEEKEKKAEVIYKEIVSNIMREKVLKEKVRIDGRRPDEIRPIWIRTGLFPRIHGSAIFTRGQTQAFVATTLGAPGEEQIEESIEEGEEKKRFMLHYNFPPFSTGEARPPRAPSRREIGHGNLAERAIEPLIPDEEEFPYVIRVVSEILESNGSTSMATVCGASLSLFDAGVPMKKHVAGIAMGLLKEDDDYVILTDILGDEDHLGDMDFKVAGTRDGVTSIQMDIKIKGLSKEILQEALEQAKKARMHILDLMYKAMPQPRPELSPHAPKVITMRVLPEKIPVIIGPSGKNIKKIIDETGVKIDLDQEGLVRIYAVDGESADKAKEMIERLIMDIELGEVYMGKVTRVEDYGAFVELMPGKLSLLHVSQISPERIRSAKEKIKVGDILTVKVIDIDEMGRAKVSLKEVREGEEPKNKFLFE; from the coding sequence ATGGAAGGAATAGGTGATATTACTGTTGAGAAGGTTGAAACAAAAATTCAAGAAACACCTATTTCAATAGAAACAGGTTATTTTGCAAAGCAGTCCAACGGTGCTGTAATAGTAAGACAGGGTGAAACAGCTGTATTTGTTGCAGCTGTAATATCAGAAGAAGCACAGGCTGATATAGACTTCCTTCCCCTTACAGTTGACTACAGGGAAAAAACTTACGCCTACGGTAAGATCCCTGGAGGATTTGTAAAAAGAGAAGGAAAACCTACAGTTAGGGAAATTCTCGTATCAAGACTTATAGACAGGCCTATAAGGCCTATGTTCCCTAAAGGCTTCTTTAATGATGTTATCATCACAGCTATGACACTCTCAGCTGATGACAAATACGATCCTGATGTTCTTGCAATAGTGGGAGCATCAGCTGCTTTACATATAACAGAAGCTCCATTTGAGGGACCAGTTGCAGGTGTGAGAGTATGCAGGCTTGATGGTGAGTTTATCGTAAACCCCACATACGAGCAGAGAAACAGATCTGACATAGACATAGTTGTAGCTGGAACAAAGGATGCTATCGTTATGGTTGAAGGTGGATCTGAGGAGGTATCTGAAGAGGTCATACTTGATGCAATCCTTTTTGCCCATGAAGAGATCAAAAAACTGTGTGATCTTCAGGAAGAACTCAGATCAAAGGTTGGAAAAGAGAAGATAACTGTAGAGATAGATGAAGAGGATGAAAGAATAAAGGCAGAGCTTGAAAGTATTGTAAGAGAAAGTGTAAAAGAGGCGTTCAATATACTTGATAAAAAAGAAAGAAACAAAAGAATTAAAGAGATATACGAAGAGGCAATCCAGAAGATAGAGATACCTGAAGAGAAAGAGAAAAAGGCTGAGGTTATTTACAAAGAGATAGTTTCCAACATAATGAGAGAAAAGGTACTGAAAGAGAAGGTTCGTATAGATGGTAGAAGACCTGACGAGATAAGGCCTATCTGGATAAGAACAGGACTTTTCCCAAGAATACACGGTTCAGCTATCTTTACAAGAGGCCAGACTCAGGCATTTGTAGCAACAACCTTAGGTGCTCCAGGTGAGGAACAGATAGAGGAAAGTATTGAGGAAGGTGAAGAGAAGAAGAGATTTATGCTCCACTACAACTTCCCACCATTCTCAACTGGAGAGGCCAGACCTCCTAGGGCTCCTTCAAGAAGGGAAATAGGTCATGGAAACCTTGCTGAGAGAGCCATTGAGCCTCTCATACCTGATGAAGAAGAGTTCCCATACGTTATAAGAGTTGTTTCTGAGATTCTGGAATCTAACGGATCAACATCAATGGCAACTGTTTGTGGTGCTTCTCTCTCACTTTTTGATGCTGGCGTCCCTATGAAGAAGCATGTTGCCGGAATAGCTATGGGTCTTCTAAAAGAAGATGACGATTATGTTATATTGACAGACATTTTAGGCGATGAGGATCATCTTGGGGATATGGACTTTAAGGTTGCAGGAACGAGGGATGGTGTAACATCCATCCAGATGGATATAAAGATAAAAGGTCTATCTAAAGAGATTCTCCAGGAGGCTCTTGAACAGGCCAAAAAAGCAAGAATGCATATACTAGATCTTATGTATAAGGCTATGCCTCAGCCAAGACCTGAACTCTCACCTCACGCACCAAAAGTTATAACAATGAGAGTTCTACCTGAGAAGATACCTGTTATTATCGGTCCTTCAGGAAAGAATATCAAAAAGATCATTGATGAAACAGGGGTTAAGATAGACCTGGATCAGGAAGGTCTTGTAAGAATATATGCTGTCGATGGTGAAAGCGCAGACAAGGCAAAAGAAATGATAGAAAGACTGATAATGGATATTGAGCTTGGTGAGGTTTATATGGGTAAAGTAACAAGGGTTGAGGATTACGGTGCCTTTGTTGAACTGATGCCTGGAAAACTATCACTGCTACATGTTTCACAGATATCTCCTGAGAGAATAAGATCCGCAAAAGAAAAGATAAAGGTTGGAGATATACTCACAGTTAAGGTCATAGATATAGACGAGATGGGAAGGGCAAAAGTCTCTTTAAAGGAAGTTAGAGAAGGAGAAGAGCCTAAAAATAAATTCCTCTTTGAGTAG
- the rpsO gene encoding 30S ribosomal protein S15, producing the protein MSITPEKKAEIIKRFARHEGDTGSPEVQIAILTERIKNLTEHIKKNKKDLHSRRGLIGMVNKRRKLLNYLKRTDFERYQKIIQELNIREATGSR; encoded by the coding sequence ATGTCAATCACTCCAGAGAAGAAGGCAGAGATCATAAAAAGGTTCGCAAGACATGAAGGAGATACAGGATCTCCAGAGGTTCAGATTGCGATCCTTACAGAAAGAATCAAAAATCTGACAGAACACATCAAAAAGAACAAAAAGGATCTCCACTCAAGGAGAGGTCTTATAGGAATGGTTAATAAAAGAAGAAAGCTTTTAAACTACCTGAAAAGAACAGATTTTGAGAGATATCAGAAGATTATTCAGGAGTTAAATATCAGAGAAGCTACCGGGAGTAGGTAA